One part of the Glycine soja cultivar W05 chromosome 11, ASM419377v2, whole genome shotgun sequence genome encodes these proteins:
- the LOC114376331 gene encoding G-type lectin S-receptor-like serine/threonine-protein kinase At2g19130: MLMLCLLNTMVPNSAFTILLGSVPTRVGPVPFIISLLLICLLHCSLQLLIGVRATPMYSMRNQRFCVYLLTLFFNLFTHNFLAALTTISTNQTLTGDQTLVSEAGVFELGFFKPGNSSNYYIGIWYKRVTIQTIVWVANRDNPVSDKSTAKLTISGGNLVLLDASSNQVWSTNITSPMSDSVVVAVLLDSGNLVLTNRPNGASASDSLWQSFDHLTDTFLPGGKIKLDNKTKKPQYLTSWKNNQDPATGLFSLELDPEGSNAYLISWNKSEEYWTSGAWNGHIFSLVPEMRLNYIFNFSFVSNENESYFTYSLYNTSIISRLVMDVSGQIKQLSWLENAQQWNLFWSQPRQQCEVYAFCGAFGSCTENVMPYCNCLTGFEPKSPFDWNLVDYSGGCKRKTKLQCENSNPFNGDKDGFIAIPNLVLPKQEQSVGSGNEGVCESICLNNCSCTAYAFDSNGCSIWFDNLLNVQQLSQDDSSGQTLYVKLAASEFHDDNSRIGMIVSVVVGVIVGIGVLLALLLYVKIRKRKRMVRAVEGSLVAFRYRDLQNATKNFSEKLGEGGFGSVFKGTLGDTGVVAVKKLESTSHVEKHFQTEITTIGKVQHVNLVRLRGFCSEGSKKLLVYDYMPNGSLDFHLFQNKNSKVLDWKTRYQIALGTARGLAYLHEKCRECIIHCDVKPGNILLDADFCPKLADFGLAKLVGRDLSRVVTAARGTTNYIAPEWISGVPITAKVDVYSYGMMLFEFVSGRRNSEQCEGGPFAFFPTWAANIVAHGDNVLSLLDPNLEGNVDAEEVTRMVTVALWCVQENETQRPTMGQVIHILDGILDVNLPPIPRSLKVFVDN; encoded by the coding sequence ATGCTTATGTTATGTTTGCTGAACACAATGGTCCCCAATAGCGCTTTTACTATTCTTCTTGGTTCGGTTCCGACACGAGTTGGACCTGTTCCATTCATCATTtctttgttattaatttgtttgcTCCACTGCAGTCTGCAGTTGCTCATTGGAGTCAGAGCCACACCGATGTACAGCATGAGAAACCAACGGTTCTGCGTGTATCTTCTCACCCTCTTTTTCAATTTGTTCACCCACAATTTTCTTGCAGCTCTCACAACCATTTCTACAAACCAAACTCTCACTGGAGATCAAACTCTAGTTTCTGAAGCTGGGGTCTTCGAACTGGGTTTCTTCAAGCCAGGTAATTCCTCAAACTACTACATAGGCATATGGTACAAAAGAGTCACCATACAAACAATAGTTTGGGTAGCGAATAGAGACAACCCTGTCTCTGATAAGAGCACTGCCAAGTTAACAATATCTGGTGGTAATTTAGTTCTCTTAGATGCGTCTTCAAATCAAGTTTGGTCAACAAACATAACTTCTCCCATGTCAGATTCTGTCGTAGTTGCTGTTCTTCTAGATTCTGGGAATCTTGTGTTAACAAATAGGCCTAATGGTGCTTCTGCTTCAGATTCTCTGTGGCAGAGTTTTGATCACCTAACTGACACGTTCCTTCCGGGTGGCAAAATCAAACTCGACAATAAAACTAAGAAACCTCAATACCTCACTTCATGGAAGAATAACCAAGATCCTGCAACGGGTCTTTTTTCTCTGGAACTAGACCCCGAAGGATCCAATGCTTATTTGATTAGTTGGAACAAGTCTGAAGAGTATTGGACAAGTGGTGCTTGGAATGGACACATTTTCAGCTTGGTTCCCGAGATgaggttgaattatatcttcAATTTCTCGTTTGTGTCGAACGAGAACGAGAGCTATTTCACTTATTCCCTGTATAACACTTCCATTATATCTCGGCTTGTGATGGATGTCTCGGGGCAGATCAAGCAACTCTCGTGGTTGGAAAATGCTCAGCAGTGGAACTTGTTTTGGTCACAGCCAAGACAACAGTGTGAGGTATATGCCTTTTGTGGTGCGTTTGGGAGCTGCACCGAAAACGTGATGCCATATTGTAATTGTTTGACAGGTTTTGAGCCAAAGTCACCGTTTGATTGGAATCTGGTTGATTACTCAGGCGGGTGTAAAAGGAAAACCAAGTTGCAATGCGAGAATTCCAATCCCTTTAACGGGGATAAGGACGGGTTCATAGCAATTCCCAACTTGGTATTGCCTAAACAAGAACAATCTGTGGGATCAGGGAATGAGGGGGTATGTGAATCAATTTGCTTGAACAACTGCTCCTGCACAGCTTATGCATTTGACAGTAACGGGTGTTCAATTTGGTTTGACAACCTTCTGAATGTGCAACAGTTATCTCAAGATGATAGTAGCGGACAAACTTTGTATGTCAAACTTGCAGCATCTGAGTTTCATGATGATAATAGCAGAATTGGGATGATTGTTAGTGTGGTTGTGGGCGTGATTGTTGGCATTGGTGTTCTCTTGGCCCTTCTTCTGTATGTCAAGattaggaaaagaaagagaatggtTAGAGCAGTGGAGGGTTCATTGGTGGCATTCAGGTACCGAGATTTGCAAAATGCAACGAAGAATTTCTCTGAGAAATTGGGAGAAGGAGGATTTGGTTCTGTTTTCAAAGGAACATTGGGTGACACCGGTGTGGTAGCAGTGAAGAAGTTGGAAAGTACTAGCCATGTAGAGAAACATTTCCAAACAGAAATTACTACAATAGGGAAAGTACAACATGTTAATCTCGTTAGGCTCCGTGGATTCTGCTCCGAAGGTAGCAAAAAGCTGCTAGTTTATGATTATATGCCAAATGGCTCCTTGGATTTCCATCTGTTCCAGAACAAGAACTCAAAGGTGTTGGACTGGAAAACAAGATACCAAATTGCGTTGGGAACAGCAAGAGGATTAGCTTACCTTCATGAGAAGTGCAGAGAGTGTATTATACACTGTGATGTAAAGCCTGGAAACATTCTCCTAGATGCTGATTTTTGTCCCAAGCTTGCAGACTTTGGCCTAGCTAAGCTGGTTGGAAGGGATTTGAGCAGGGTCGTCACAGCAGCTAGAGGAACAACAAACTATATTGCTCCAGAATGGATTTCTGGGGTGCCTATCACAGCAAAAGTTGATGTGTACAGCTATGGGATGATGCTTTTTGAGTTTGTATCAGGTAGGAGGAACTCTGAGCAGTGTGAAGGAGGCCCATTTGCCTTCTTTCCTACCTGGGCAGCAAACATAGTTGCCCACGGTGACAATGTTCTTAGCCTTTTGGATCCTAATTTGGAGGGAAACGTTGATGCTGAAGAAGTGACCCGAATGGTAACAGTCGCATTGTGGTGTGTCCAAGAAAATGAGACTCAGAGGCCAACCATGGGTCAGGTAATTCATATCCTTGATGGAATCTTGGACGTGAATTTACCTCCCATTCCAAGATCTCTTAAAGTGTTTGTTGATAACTAG
- the LOC114376332 gene encoding protein WHAT'S THIS FACTOR 1, chloroplastic-like, with the protein MTFCVLLSFNNPKPSSFLSSTFVLGQTTPLSFSINEKLKPRNDLNSVLVSISCSSIKLVRDRSLDRHVVTKNKTRFVQKLKTLLLSKPKHYIPLHILSKCRTYLCLSKPRSILSMIHRYPSIFELFNVPWPPTPLNATKLHPQLCVRLTPAAAALAAEELSLQSSISNMLATKLQKLLLLSSHRRLLLSKLVHFAPDLGLPPNFRSRLCNDHPDKFKIVDTPYGRALELVSWDVNLAMPLVPPASSSHSLGFIVDRPLKFKQLSLRKGLNLKRRHRDFLLKFEEMPLVCPYRNPAEALAKESLEAEKRSCALVREVLAMTVEKRTLIDHLTHFRKEFGLPNKLRGMIIRHPELFYVSLKGERDSVFLVEGFGEKGDLLEKDEDGVLFIQDKWMDLARESKRMRRERRKGRISQDVGSLNDADQNNYDSDDDYDDNIEIDNFKEGYDDGFEDIFEELDFEDEDDDHTNRFFAQNNSGEFWIAGPFPIQHGLDEVQTQPW; encoded by the coding sequence ATGACATTTTGTGTTCTCCTCTCATTCAACAATCCCAAACCAAGTTCTTTCCTAAGTTCCACCTTTGTTCTTGGCCAAACAACACCTTTATCCTTCTCTATCAATGAAAAACTAAAACCCCGCAACGATCTCAACAGTGTCTTAGTTTCAATTTCTTGTTCATCTATCAAACTCGTACGTGACCGTTCACTCGACAGACATGTTGTCACGAAGAACAAAACTAGGTTTGTTCAAAAGTTAAAAACTTTACTTCTCTCCAAACCGAAACACTATATCCCACTTCACATTCTGTCAAAATGCCGCACTTATCTTTGTCTTTCTAAGCCTCGTTCCATACTTTCCATGATTCATCGTTATCCATCCATTTTTGAACTTTTCAATGTGCCATGGCCACCCACACCACTCAACGCAACCAAGTTGCATCCCCAACTCTGTGTTCGATTAACTCCAGCTGCAGCTGCCCTTGCTGCTGAGGAATTGAGTCTTCAATCTTCCATTTCCAACATGTTGGCAACCAAACTCCAAAAGCTTCTTTTGTTGTCTTCGCACCGCCGGTTGCTTCTGTCGAAATTGGTTCACTTTGCTCCTGATCTTGGTCTCCCTCCGAATTTTCGATCCCGGTTGTGCAACGACCATCCGGACAAATTCAAGATTGTTGACACGCCCTATGGCCGTGCACTTGAGCTAGTATCTTGGGATGTCAACCTGGCAATGCCTTTGGTGCCTCCTGCATCATCATCCCATTCTCTTGGTTTCATAGTTGACCGTCCTTTGAAGTTCAAGCAATTGAGCCTTCGAAAGGGGCTTAATTTGAAGAGACGTCATCGGGATTTCTTGCTGAAATTTGAAGAAATGCCATTGGTGTGCCCCTATAGGAATCCTGCTGAGGCTTTGGCCAAGGAGTCATTGGAGGCAGAGAAGAGATCTTGTGCACTGGTGAGGGAGGTTCTTGCAATGACGGTTGAGAAGCGGACTTTAATTGACCACTTGACCCATTTCAGAAAGGAGTTTGGCCTCCCAAACAAGTTGAGAGGGATGATAATAAGGCACCCAGAATTATTTTATGTGAGTTTGAAAGGGGAACGAGACTCAGTGTTCTTGGTGGAGGGGTTTGGTGAGAAGGGTGACTTGTTGGAGAAGGATGAGGATGGGGTTTTATTCATACAAGATAAATGGATGGATTTGGCTCGGGAATCCAAGAGAATGAGACGAGAGAGAAGGAAGGGTAGGATTAGCCAAGATGTTGGCAGCTTGAATGATGCTGATCAAAATAATTATGACAGTGATGATGATTACGATGATAATATTGAGATTGATAACTTTAAAGAAGGTTATGATGATGGTTTTGAGGATATATTTGAAGAGTTGGATTTTGAGGATGAGGATGATGATCATACAAACAGGTTTTTTGCCCAAAACAACAGTGGAGAATTTTGGATTGCAGGACCTTTTCCTATTCAACATGGTTTGGATGAAGTGCAGACGCAACCTTGGTAG